One segment of Primulina huaijiensis isolate GDHJ02 unplaced genomic scaffold, ASM1229523v2 scaffold25443, whole genome shotgun sequence DNA contains the following:
- the LOC140967553 gene encoding PTI1-like tyrosine-protein kinase 3, whose amino-acid sequence MRKWLCCTCHVEESYDSRENEHLKSPRTHADGYQRGSKASAPVKPEVQKSVPPIEVPELSIEELKEKTDNFGSKALIGEGSYGRVYFAQLNNGKEVAVKKLDVSSEPDSNNEFLTQVSMVSRLKNENLVELHGYCVDGNLRVLAYEFATMGSLHDILHGRKGVQGAQPGPVLDWMQRVRIAVDAARGLEYLHERAHPSIIHRDIRSSNVLLFEDYKAKIADFNLSNQAPDMAARLHSTRVLGTFGYHAPEYAMTGQLTQKSDVYSFGVVLLELLTGRKPVDHTMPRGQQSLVTWATPRLSEDKVKQCVDPKLKGEYPPKGVAKLAAVAALCVQYEAEFRPNMSIVVKAMQPLLKSSAPAPEI is encoded by the exons ATGCGTAAGTGGCTTTGTTGCACGTGTCATGTAGAGGAATCGTACGACTCACGTGAAAACGAGCACCTTAAGAGCCCAAGGACTCACGCTGATG GATATCAAAGAGGCTCGAAGGCATCAGCTCCTGTGAAACCTGAAGTTCAGAAGTCTGTACCTCCAATTGAGGTTCCTGAATTGTCTATAGAGGAACTAAAGGAGAAAACTGACAATTTTGGGTCAAAAGCCTTAATTGGCGAAGGATCTTATGGAAGAGTGTACTTTGCACAGTTAAACAATGGCAAGGAGGTTGCTGTCAAGAAGCTTGATGTGTCATCTGAGCCCGATTCAAATAATGAGTTCTTGACTCAG GTTTCCATGGTGTCAAGATTGAAGAACGAAAATCTTGTTGAATTGCATGGTTACTGTGTTGACGGCAATCTCCGTGTCTTGGCTTATGAATTCGCTACTATGGGATCTCTTCATGACATCTTGCATG GGAGGAAAGGAGTACAAGGGGCACAACCTGGTCCTGTACTTGACTGGATGCAACGAGTAAGAATTGCTGTTGATGCTGCGAGGGGACTGGAATATTTGCATGAGAGAGCACATCCTTCAATAATTCATAGAGATATCAGATCCAGCAATGTGCTTCTGTTCGAAGACTACAAAGCCAAGATTGCAGATTTTAACCTTTCAAATCAGGCTCCTGACATGGCTGCTCGCCTTCATTCTACTAGAGTTCTTGGAACCTTTGGCTATCATGCACCAGA ATATGCAATGACAGGGCAGTTGACTCAAAAGAGCGACGTGTATAGCTTTGGTGTTGTTCTGCTAGAGCTCCTGACTGGAAGGAAACCTGTTGACCACACAATGCCTCGTGGACAGCAGAGTCTTGTTACTTGG GCCACTCCAAGATTGAGCGAAGACAAAGTGAAGCAATGTGTTGATCCAAAGCTCAAGGGCGAATATCCTCCAAAAGGAGTTGCAAAG CTTGCCGCTGTTGCAGCATTATGTGTGCAGTATGAAGCTGAGTTTCGACCAAATATGAGCATCGTTGTGAAGGCTATGCAGCCACTGTTGAAGTCGTCTGCCCCTGCTCCGGAGATTTAG
- the LOC140967551 gene encoding uncharacterized protein isoform X1 — MAEDEGMLLNLNEKQQFSDSPGDQIYSKLNTVSEIQEPTYLIKDATGLTVSGKFSEEDFQETEKKREKKPRRRRAKHRKNKDTVNRVIAFEKKENKGLVYSRKEMEALRFEDLDGQKKKWLEVYCGLCPSEALEYDDLVNSDDNFEPTFCFDFDPRPQFLKASPPPPSASTGEHLDHLDPTYCLPVYDEISCSGAEEEYSPVYGSDEDYSSLQKPAFLVLGEPDFDSGPPQDGLEYLRRVRWEASHFPEVTIAKIEKSIGIEQTVYMPQIPEIMDCQENLLPIKQWEDCFLAYFSELRLGFSQLDLQGSNAENSMEFQSVITEYFNSLLSGYDPSTSEASSSPHALEEPNATGSLSSILEMESAARTSMLKKRISLTENISTLTRNDCLWLFALCVAVDSPLDADTSSSLRSLLRKCASLRAAKANADDEVVMLNILATISGRYFGQSEKLMVKGLAF, encoded by the exons ATGGCGGAAGACGAGGGAATGCTCTTGAATTTGAACGAGAAGCAACAGTTTTCCGATAGCCCAGGAGACCAAATCTACAGCAAGCTGAATACTGTGTCAGAAATTCAAGAACCCACATATTTGATTAAAGATGCTACTGGCTTGACTGTTAGCGGGAAATTTAGTGAGGAGGATTTTCAGGAAACAGAgaagaaaagggaaaaaaaacctAGACGGCGACGAGCGAAGCATAGGAAGAACAAGGACACAGTGAACCGTGTTATTGCCTTTGAAAAGAAAGAGAACAAGGGTCTTGTCTATTCCCGAAAGGAGATGGAAGCACTGAGGTTTGAGGATTTGGACGGCCAAAAGAAGAAATGGCTTGAGGTTTATTGTGGCCTCTGTCCATCGGAGGCTCTGGAGTACGATGATCTGGTTAATTCTGATGATAATTTCGAGCCCACCTTTTGCTTTGATTTTGATCCTCGCCCACAGTTTCTAAAGGCTTCTCCTCCTCCTCCCTCTGCGTCTACGG GTGAACATCTTGATCACTTAGACCCTACATATTGTCTTCCTGTCTATGACGAAATAAGCTGCTCAGGCGCAGAAGAAGAGTACAGCCCTGTTTACGGTAGTGATGAAGATTACAGTAGCCTTCAGAAGCCCGCATTTTTGGTATTGGGAGAACCTGATTTTGATTCTGGCCCTCCACAAGATGGACTGGAATACCTTAGGCGTGTTAG GTGGGAAGCTTCACATTTTCCGGAGGTGACGATTGCCAAGATTGAAAAAAGTATTGGAATAGAACAGACTGTATATATGCCGCAAATTCCTGAAATTATGGATTGCCAAGAGAACTTATTGCCAATCAAACAGTGGGAAGACTGCTTTCTTGCTTATTTTTCAGAGCTTAGATTG GGTTTTTCACAGCTCGACCTTCAGGGATCTAATGCAGAAAATTCTATGGAATTTCAGTCAGTTATAACGGAATATTTCAACAGCTTATTATCTGGATATGATCCCAGCACATCTGAAGCTTCTTCCTCCCCACATGCTTTGGAAGAACCCAATGCAACAGGTTCCTTATCTTCAATTTTGGAAATGGAATCAGCCGCTCGAACATCAATGTTAAAAAAGCGAATAAGTTTAACTGAGAACATAAGCACACTAACGCGCAATGATTGTTTATGGCTCTTTGCTCTTTGTGTCGCCGTTGACAGTCCTCTCGATGCTGACACAAGCTCATCTCTTCGGTCTCTACTTCGAAAATGTGCAAGTTTACGTGCTGCGAAAGCAAACGCAGATGATGAAGTTGTCATGCTAAATATTCTTGCAACTATTTCAGGCAGGTATTTTGGACAGTCGGAGAAATTGATGGTTAAGGGGTTGgctttttaa
- the LOC140967551 gene encoding uncharacterized protein isoform X2, with translation MAEDEGMLLNLNEKQQFSDSPGDQIYSKLNTVSEIQEPTYLIKDATGLTVSGKFSEEDFQETEKKREKKPRRRRAKHRKNKDTVNRVIAFEKKENKGLVYSRKEMEALRFEDLDGQKKKWLEVYCGLCPSEALEYDDLVNSDDNFEPTFCFDFDPRPQFLKASPPPPSASTGEHLDHLDPTYCLPVYDEISCSGAEEEYSPVYGSDEDYSSLQKPAFLVLGEPDFDSGPPQDGLEYLRRVRWEASHFPEVTIAKIEKSIGIEQTVYMPQIPEIMDCQENLLPIKQWEDCFLAYFSELRLSVITEYFNSLLSGYDPSTSEASSSPHALEEPNATGSLSSILEMESAARTSMLKKRISLTENISTLTRNDCLWLFALCVAVDSPLDADTSSSLRSLLRKCASLRAAKANADDEVVMLNILATISGRYFGQSEKLMVKGLAF, from the exons ATGGCGGAAGACGAGGGAATGCTCTTGAATTTGAACGAGAAGCAACAGTTTTCCGATAGCCCAGGAGACCAAATCTACAGCAAGCTGAATACTGTGTCAGAAATTCAAGAACCCACATATTTGATTAAAGATGCTACTGGCTTGACTGTTAGCGGGAAATTTAGTGAGGAGGATTTTCAGGAAACAGAgaagaaaagggaaaaaaaacctAGACGGCGACGAGCGAAGCATAGGAAGAACAAGGACACAGTGAACCGTGTTATTGCCTTTGAAAAGAAAGAGAACAAGGGTCTTGTCTATTCCCGAAAGGAGATGGAAGCACTGAGGTTTGAGGATTTGGACGGCCAAAAGAAGAAATGGCTTGAGGTTTATTGTGGCCTCTGTCCATCGGAGGCTCTGGAGTACGATGATCTGGTTAATTCTGATGATAATTTCGAGCCCACCTTTTGCTTTGATTTTGATCCTCGCCCACAGTTTCTAAAGGCTTCTCCTCCTCCTCCCTCTGCGTCTACGG GTGAACATCTTGATCACTTAGACCCTACATATTGTCTTCCTGTCTATGACGAAATAAGCTGCTCAGGCGCAGAAGAAGAGTACAGCCCTGTTTACGGTAGTGATGAAGATTACAGTAGCCTTCAGAAGCCCGCATTTTTGGTATTGGGAGAACCTGATTTTGATTCTGGCCCTCCACAAGATGGACTGGAATACCTTAGGCGTGTTAG GTGGGAAGCTTCACATTTTCCGGAGGTGACGATTGCCAAGATTGAAAAAAGTATTGGAATAGAACAGACTGTATATATGCCGCAAATTCCTGAAATTATGGATTGCCAAGAGAACTTATTGCCAATCAAACAGTGGGAAGACTGCTTTCTTGCTTATTTTTCAGAGCTTAGATTG TCAGTTATAACGGAATATTTCAACAGCTTATTATCTGGATATGATCCCAGCACATCTGAAGCTTCTTCCTCCCCACATGCTTTGGAAGAACCCAATGCAACAGGTTCCTTATCTTCAATTTTGGAAATGGAATCAGCCGCTCGAACATCAATGTTAAAAAAGCGAATAAGTTTAACTGAGAACATAAGCACACTAACGCGCAATGATTGTTTATGGCTCTTTGCTCTTTGTGTCGCCGTTGACAGTCCTCTCGATGCTGACACAAGCTCATCTCTTCGGTCTCTACTTCGAAAATGTGCAAGTTTACGTGCTGCGAAAGCAAACGCAGATGATGAAGTTGTCATGCTAAATATTCTTGCAACTATTTCAGGCAGGTATTTTGGACAGTCGGAGAAATTGATGGTTAAGGGGTTGgctttttaa